A genomic window from Pseudomonadales bacterium includes:
- a CDS encoding carboxy terminal-processing peptidase: protein MTHKTNTRTNLSRSAILGNRITKSLILTGMLLVSGSLLASINITAKPSAWHEDSSQIKLTQDIVQLMQTQHFRKMPLDDALASKLLDNYLKVLDPNRMIFLQIDIDEFNTRYRTTLDNDLESGRLLGAEAIYQRYYDRFTGRLEWAAKQVDFLVKNEKFNGDETIQTDRKKSPWPADQTAADQLWLAYLKNDILNLRLADKPTDNIGATLLRRYKSQLDRLKRQTAMDNYEIFINAYVELYDPHTNYMSPRSTKDFEISMALSLEGIGAVLQKEDENTKVTRLMTGGPADKDGQLKAGDQITGVAQGKDGDEWEDVIGWPLDEVVDLIRGKADTWVRLQVKRNGQILSKPIAIRREKVKLEDQAASQKIIEIPDQKTGKSLRVGVITIPAFYLDFDALRRGDPNAKSTTRDVAKILNDITQKGIDGVVIDLRNNGGGSLLEATQLTDLFIDQGPVVQILSADNHVDRRNRAVGTVNYNGPLVVLVNHLSASASEIFAGAIQDYQRGIIVGDQTFGKGTVQTLIPMEEGKIKITEAKFYRVSGGSTQHRGVVPDISFPALLPYSEIGESALEHALPWDEIQPAPHYRFADLPALIPQLQSAHNQRMKNNVEYQSLLDRTKWADELRQRKSMPLNLLKREEIKEADDKKILLLANKVRAFKGKPLFKTIQDIDDDAQKQRDEKNPQDDFFLMESANILAGLVDAQQNGTALAVSANHP, encoded by the coding sequence ATGACGCATAAGACAAATACCCGCACTAACCTATCTCGGTCGGCAATATTGGGAAATCGAATTACAAAGAGCCTTATTTTGACGGGAATGCTTTTGGTTAGCGGTAGTTTGTTGGCTAGCATTAATATCACGGCAAAGCCATCCGCATGGCACGAAGATTCTTCGCAAATCAAGCTCACCCAAGACATCGTGCAATTGATGCAAACCCAGCACTTTCGCAAGATGCCGTTGGACGACGCATTGGCCTCCAAGCTGCTTGATAACTACTTAAAAGTGCTTGATCCAAACCGGATGATTTTCTTACAAATAGATATTGATGAGTTCAATACTCGGTACCGCACTACGCTGGATAACGATTTGGAATCTGGAAGATTGCTTGGCGCAGAAGCTATTTATCAACGCTACTACGATCGTTTTACCGGTCGTCTTGAGTGGGCTGCTAAGCAGGTCGATTTTCTCGTCAAAAATGAAAAATTTAATGGCGATGAAACGATACAAACTGATAGAAAGAAAAGCCCTTGGCCAGCAGACCAAACGGCAGCGGATCAGTTGTGGCTCGCTTATCTCAAAAATGACATTCTCAATCTGCGCCTTGCAGATAAGCCGACTGACAATATTGGCGCCACCCTCCTTCGTCGTTATAAAAGTCAGCTAGATAGACTGAAGCGGCAGACAGCAATGGATAACTATGAAATTTTCATTAATGCTTATGTCGAGCTGTACGATCCACACACTAACTATATGTCACCAAGATCAACAAAAGATTTTGAAATTTCAATGGCATTATCTTTAGAAGGTATTGGAGCTGTACTTCAGAAAGAAGATGAGAACACGAAAGTTACTCGATTGATGACTGGAGGCCCTGCGGACAAAGATGGACAGTTAAAAGCTGGTGACCAAATTACCGGCGTCGCTCAAGGAAAAGATGGCGATGAATGGGAAGATGTAATCGGCTGGCCTCTGGATGAAGTTGTTGATTTGATCCGTGGTAAAGCCGATACATGGGTGAGATTGCAAGTAAAAAGAAATGGACAAATATTATCGAAGCCAATTGCTATTCGTCGTGAAAAAGTAAAATTAGAAGATCAAGCTGCCAGTCAAAAAATCATTGAAATACCAGATCAGAAAACGGGGAAATCTCTTCGTGTTGGAGTGATTACTATTCCTGCATTTTATTTAGATTTTGATGCGCTGCGTCGTGGAGATCCTAATGCAAAAAGTACGACGCGTGATGTGGCAAAGATACTCAATGACATAACACAAAAAGGCATTGATGGTGTCGTCATTGATTTAAGAAATAATGGCGGCGGCTCATTGCTTGAAGCTACACAGCTTACCGATTTATTTATTGATCAAGGTCCAGTTGTGCAGATTTTATCAGCGGATAATCATGTTGATCGCCGCAATCGTGCTGTCGGGACAGTTAACTATAACGGCCCCTTAGTTGTTCTGGTGAATCATCTCAGTGCATCTGCCTCTGAAATTTTTGCAGGAGCTATTCAGGATTATCAAAGGGGTATCATCGTTGGCGATCAGACATTTGGGAAAGGCACAGTGCAAACGCTGATTCCAATGGAGGAAGGTAAAATTAAAATCACCGAAGCAAAGTTTTATCGCGTTTCTGGTGGTAGCACGCAGCACCGTGGCGTAGTTCCTGATATCAGTTTCCCTGCCCTGCTACCTTACAGTGAAATTGGTGAATCAGCGTTGGAGCATGCTCTGCCGTGGGATGAAATACAGCCCGCACCTCACTACCGTTTTGCAGATTTACCAGCACTCATTCCACAGTTGCAATCAGCGCACAATCAACGCATGAAAAACAATGTTGAATATCAATCCTTACTAGATAGAACAAAGTGGGCTGATGAATTAAGGCAAAGAAAGTCGATGCCATTAAATTTATTAAAGCGCGAAGAAATAAAAGAGGCGGATGATAAAAAGATTTTATTATTGGCTAATAAAGTAAGGGCTTTCAAAGGAAAGCCACTTTTTAAAACCATACAAGATATCGATGATGACGCACAAAAACAGAGAGATGAAAAAAATCCACAAGACGACTTTTTTCTGATGGAAAGTGCCAATATTCTTGCTGGATTAGTTGACGCACAGCAGAATGGTACTGCACTCGCTGTATCAGCCAACCACCCTTAA
- the sucD gene encoding succinate--CoA ligase subunit alpha: protein MSILIDKNTKVICQGFTGSQGTLHSEQAIAYGTKMVGGVTPGKGGTQHLGLPVFNTVAEAVAATGATASVIYVPAPFCKDSILEAANNGIQLIVCITEGVPTLDMLECKVTCDTLGVRLIGPNCPGVITPGECKIGIMPGHIHLPGKVGIVSRSGTLTYEAVKQTTDAGFGQSTCVGIGGDPIPGSSFIDILKLFQDDPKTEAIVMIGEIGGSAEEEAAAFIKANVTKPVVSYIAGVTAPKGKRMGHAGAIISGGKGTADEKFAALEDAGVKTVRSLAEIANGLRAVTNWK from the coding sequence ATGAGCATTTTGATCGACAAAAACACCAAAGTGATTTGCCAAGGTTTCACCGGCTCGCAAGGCACTTTGCACTCAGAACAAGCGATTGCGTACGGCACAAAAATGGTTGGCGGTGTAACGCCAGGTAAGGGCGGCACACAACACTTAGGTTTGCCTGTGTTCAACACCGTGGCTGAAGCCGTTGCTGCTACTGGCGCGACAGCGTCTGTTATCTATGTACCAGCACCTTTCTGCAAAGACTCCATTCTTGAAGCAGCTAACAACGGCATCCAGTTGATCGTCTGCATCACAGAAGGCGTGCCTACTTTGGATATGCTGGAGTGCAAAGTCACTTGCGATACGCTCGGCGTGCGTTTGATTGGCCCTAACTGCCCTGGCGTTATCACACCAGGCGAATGCAAAATCGGCATCATGCCCGGCCACATTCACTTGCCAGGCAAAGTGGGTATCGTCTCGCGTTCCGGCACTTTGACTTACGAAGCTGTTAAGCAAACTACTGATGCAGGTTTTGGTCAGTCTACTTGCGTAGGTATCGGCGGCGATCCAATCCCAGGCAGCAGCTTTATCGACATCTTGAAATTGTTCCAAGATGATCCAAAAACTGAAGCCATCGTGATGATCGGTGAAATTGGTGGTTCAGCGGAAGAAGAAGCCGCTGCATTCATCAAAGCCAATGTTACTAAGCCGGTTGTTTCATACATTGCTGGCGTAACAGCACCAAAAGGCAAGCGTATGGGTCACGCGGGTGCAATTATTTCTGGAGGCAAAGGTACAGCCGATGAGAAATTTGCTGCACTGGAAGATGCAGGTGTAAAAACTGTTCGCAGCTTGGCTGAAATTGCTAACGGCTTACGCGCAGTAACTAACTGGAAATAA
- the sucC gene encoding ADP-forming succinate--CoA ligase subunit beta — translation MNLHEYQGKLLFAQYGLPVSKGHAVSTAEEAVNAADTIGGKEWVVKAQVHAGGRGKAGGVKLVKTKDEIKEFAARWLGKRLVTYQTDENGQPVNKILIETCTDIDKELYLGAVLDRGTRRIVFMASTEGGVEIEKVAHETPEKILKAVIDPLTGAQPYQGRELAFQLGLKGVQIKQFVDIFLGLAKLFQEKDLALIEVNPLVITKEGNLHCLDAKIAADGNALYRQPQLREMHDPTQDDEREALAAQWELNYVALEGNIGCMVNGAGLAMGTMDIVKLHGGQPANFLDVGGGATKERVTEAFKIILSDSNVKAVFVNIFGGIVRCDMIAEGIIGAVKEVGVKVPVVVRLEGNNADLGAKKLAESGLNIIAANDLTEAAQKAVAAAGGAK, via the coding sequence ATGAACCTTCATGAGTATCAGGGCAAGTTACTGTTTGCCCAATACGGCTTGCCCGTATCAAAAGGCCACGCGGTTAGCACTGCTGAAGAAGCAGTGAATGCAGCGGACACAATCGGTGGTAAGGAATGGGTTGTTAAAGCTCAGGTGCATGCCGGTGGTCGTGGTAAGGCCGGTGGTGTGAAATTGGTGAAAACCAAAGACGAAATTAAAGAGTTTGCTGCTCGCTGGTTGGGCAAACGATTAGTGACTTATCAAACAGATGAAAACGGTCAGCCAGTTAATAAAATTCTGATCGAAACTTGCACCGATATCGACAAAGAACTGTATCTCGGCGCGGTATTGGATCGCGGCACTCGCCGCATCGTTTTCATGGCGTCTACAGAAGGCGGCGTGGAAATTGAAAAAGTGGCGCACGAAACACCAGAAAAAATTCTGAAAGCTGTGATTGATCCTTTGACTGGCGCACAGCCCTATCAAGGTCGTGAACTGGCTTTCCAGCTGGGTTTAAAAGGCGTACAAATCAAACAATTCGTTGATATTTTCTTGGGTTTGGCAAAATTGTTCCAAGAAAAAGATTTGGCGTTAATTGAAGTCAATCCATTGGTTATCACCAAAGAAGGCAACCTGCATTGCTTGGATGCCAAAATCGCTGCTGACGGCAACGCTTTGTATCGCCAGCCACAACTGCGCGAAATGCACGATCCAACGCAAGACGACGAGCGCGAAGCCTTAGCTGCGCAGTGGGAACTGAACTATGTTGCTCTCGAAGGCAACATCGGCTGTATGGTGAATGGTGCAGGCTTGGCAATGGGCACGATGGACATTGTGAAATTGCACGGTGGTCAGCCAGCCAACTTCTTGGATGTAGGCGGCGGCGCAACGAAAGAGCGCGTCACCGAAGCATTCAAAATCATTCTTTCTGATTCCAATGTGAAAGCGGTATTCGTCAACATTTTTGGCGGCATCGTGCGTTGCGACATGATCGCAGAAGGCATCATCGGTGCAGTGAAAGAAGTGGGCGTAAAAGTGCCAGTGGTTGTGCGTCTTGAAGGCAACAATGCTGATCTCGGTGCGAAAAAATTGGCTGAATCTGGCCTCAACATCATTGCTGCCAACGATTTGACCGAAGCAGCGCAAAAAGCAGTTGCTGCCGCCGGAGGTGCCAAGTAA